A stretch of the Rodentibacter haemolyticus genome encodes the following:
- the ftsN gene encoding cell division protein FtsN — MAHRDFAARSGSNKKKKKNANKTALIGIALAVLLAFGVGLYFLKSKTPEPTPVAVQQEKTQPKSVLPNRLEEVWSYIKALETRTVPVDDKPSSVEKNMRLTEEQRQVLIQMEKEQKAVEEARKLAEQRKSEEAVKAQQPSEVAKAEATKQEVKKPSVPVKKTEPLQKPEALKVETKPSETKPTETATGGKRFGLQCGAFKNRSQAENLQGRLVMSGVNAQVVVAGEWNRVRVGPFPSRDGAVQIQNKAKSVAGCVIIGM; from the coding sequence GTGGCTCATCGAGATTTTGCTGCACGCAGCGGTTCAAATAAGAAAAAAAAGAAAAATGCAAATAAGACGGCGTTAATCGGTATTGCGTTGGCAGTGTTGCTTGCCTTTGGTGTGGGGCTGTATTTTTTAAAAAGCAAAACGCCCGAACCTACTCCTGTGGCGGTGCAACAGGAAAAAACGCAGCCGAAAAGTGTGCTACCGAATCGTCTGGAAGAAGTGTGGAGCTATATTAAAGCCTTGGAAACCCGTACGGTACCTGTGGATGACAAACCTTCCAGCGTTGAGAAAAATATGCGTTTAACGGAAGAACAACGCCAAGTTTTGATTCAAATGGAAAAAGAACAAAAAGCAGTGGAAGAAGCTCGGAAATTGGCAGAACAGCGTAAGTCCGAAGAGGCAGTCAAAGCTCAACAACCTTCAGAAGTAGCTAAAGCTGAAGCGACAAAACAAGAGGTGAAAAAGCCGTCTGTACCGGTGAAAAAAACAGAGCCTCTGCAAAAGCCCGAAGCGCTTAAAGTAGAAACGAAGCCGAGTGAAACAAAACCTACGGAAACAGCAACCGGCGGTAAGCGTTTTGGCTTGCAATGCGGTGCGTTTAAAAATCGTTCACAGGCGGAGAATTTACAAGGACGTTTAGTTATGTCCGGTGTGAATGCGCAAGTTGTCGTTGCCGGCGAATGGAACCGCGTGCGCGTAGGTCCATTCCCTAGCCGTGATGGCGCAGTACAAATCCAAAATAAGGCGAAATCTGTTGCCGGCTGTGTGATTATCGGTATGTAA
- a CDS encoding beta-ketoacyl-ACP synthase, producing MMKLFLSRPAMISALGEGLNIHLDVLLNNKSSPIAATDSPYASHGISAQENMLGEVRVALREFPTELPAEHCSRNNQLLWHALAQIESQIEQVIHRFGKQRVAVVMGTSTTGVDENIPVFQYAAEHNDWSGKPFWQQQQYFSAPADFVAYQYGVQNASYCISTACTSGARALISAARLLKANLCDAVICGGVDTLSPLTISGFSSLEVLSKQRTNPLSANRNGINIGEAAAVFIMTKEAIDEHKIELLGYGTSSDAYHMSSPHPEGLGAISAFENALKSIALLPNQIGWINLHGTGTIHNDQMETVAVAKVFGNQTACTTTKPYTGHTLGAAGALEAAILWAVISRTYNPQGILPPQLWDGVRDENLPEILITNEHSRWAEGRRIGVSSSFAFGGNNAVLILGESE from the coding sequence ATGATGAAATTATTCTTATCTCGCCCAGCAATGATAAGTGCCTTGGGGGAGGGGCTCAATATTCATTTGGATGTGTTGCTCAATAATAAATCTTCCCCTATTGCAGCAACGGACAGTCCTTATGCTTCTCACGGAATCTCTGCTCAAGAGAACATGCTTGGAGAAGTACGAGTAGCATTACGTGAGTTTCCCACCGAGTTACCGGCAGAACATTGTAGCCGTAATAATCAACTGTTATGGCACGCTCTTGCACAAATTGAATCACAAATTGAGCAAGTTATTCATCGCTTTGGTAAGCAACGTGTTGCGGTTGTGATGGGAACCTCAACTACCGGTGTAGATGAGAATATTCCGGTTTTCCAATATGCGGCAGAACATAATGACTGGTCGGGTAAACCATTTTGGCAGCAGCAGCAATATTTTTCCGCACCGGCAGATTTTGTTGCTTATCAATATGGTGTTCAAAATGCGAGCTATTGTATCTCAACTGCTTGTACTTCAGGTGCGAGAGCGTTGATTTCTGCAGCTCGTTTATTGAAAGCCAATCTTTGCGATGCGGTAATTTGCGGTGGTGTAGATACGTTATCCCCATTAACCATCAGTGGTTTTAGTTCATTAGAAGTGCTTTCGAAACAACGAACCAATCCTCTTTCTGCAAATCGTAACGGTATTAACATTGGTGAGGCCGCAGCTGTATTTATTATGACCAAAGAAGCTATTGATGAACACAAGATTGAGTTACTTGGTTATGGTACAAGCAGTGATGCTTATCATATGTCCAGTCCGCATCCTGAAGGTTTAGGGGCAATTTCCGCTTTTGAAAATGCGTTAAAAAGCATCGCTCTTTTGCCCAACCAAATCGGTTGGATTAACTTACACGGCACAGGAACAATCCATAATGATCAAATGGAAACCGTTGCGGTTGCAAAAGTTTTTGGAAATCAGACCGCTTGTACCACAACTAAACCTTACACCGGGCATACATTAGGCGCAGCCGGAGCATTAGAAGCGGCGATTTTATGGGCGGTGATTAGCCGAACATATAATCCGCAAGGCATTTTACCGCCGCAACTTTGGGATGGTGTGAGAGATGAAAACTTGCCGGAAATTTTAATTACTAATGAACATAGTCGCTGGGCAGAAGGCAGACGTATTGGCGTAAGCAGTTCTTTTGCTTTCGGAGGGAATAATGCCGTCTTGATTTTAGGGGAAAGCGAATAA
- the trmB gene encoding tRNA (guanosine(46)-N7)-methyltransferase TrmB: MTQTFADQKRKTVETAEFTEDGRYKRKVRSFVLRTGRLSEFQKNMMNDHWDELGLDYQTEPFSFSRIYGNDNPVVLEIGFGMGKSLVDMAATNPDKNYLGIEVHTPGVGACIAYAVEKGVKNLRVICHDATEILRDSIADGTLGGLQLFFPDPWHKAKHHKRRIVQPHFVEQVVRKLGEKGFIHMATDWENYAEQMLEVLSANTDLENTAESGNYIPRPDFRPLTKFEARGHRLGHGVWDLYFVKK; the protein is encoded by the coding sequence ATGACACAAACTTTTGCCGATCAAAAACGTAAAACCGTTGAAACCGCTGAATTTACCGAAGACGGACGTTATAAACGCAAAGTGCGTAGCTTTGTCTTACGCACCGGTCGCTTAAGCGAATTTCAAAAAAATATGATGAATGATCACTGGGACGAGCTTGGATTAGATTATCAAACCGAACCCTTTAGTTTTTCTCGGATTTACGGCAATGATAATCCTGTCGTGTTAGAAATCGGTTTCGGTATGGGAAAATCTTTAGTGGATATGGCGGCAACCAACCCTGATAAAAACTACCTCGGTATTGAAGTCCACACACCGGGTGTCGGTGCGTGTATTGCCTATGCGGTGGAAAAAGGCGTGAAAAACTTACGCGTGATTTGTCATGATGCCACGGAAATTCTCCGCGATAGTATCGCAGACGGCACCTTGGGCGGATTACAACTTTTCTTCCCCGATCCTTGGCATAAAGCAAAACATCACAAACGCCGCATTGTTCAACCGCACTTTGTAGAACAGGTAGTGCGAAAACTGGGGGAAAAGGGTTTTATTCATATGGCAACGGATTGGGAAAACTATGCGGAACAAATGTTGGAAGTGCTAAGTGCCAATACCGATCTAGAAAATACGGCGGAAAGCGGAAATTATATTCCCCGCCCTGATTTTCGCCCTCTTACGAAATTTGAGGCTCGCGGTCATCGCTTAGGACACGGCGTGTGGGATTTATATTTTGTTAAGAAATAG
- the priA gene encoding primosomal protein N', whose amino-acid sequence MKIVRVALAVPLPRLFDYLAPDDMSLVVGGRVLVPFASQKRVAIVTELPEKAEMPTDKLKEIITSFDTESLFTPIYWDWLHWAANYYQAALGEVLFQALPVKLRNGENALKNDRTFWRINEAGKNALAQGKFKRSKKQAEALQCLLEQDLEKGNNGFSAAIWSALKSKECVSEVLVQTEAQSWLQILGDKPMVNSDNRLTLNKQQALAFSQLMFQRDFNVWLLEGVTGSGKTEIYLQYIEEILKSGKQVLVLVPEIGLTPQTVQRFKARFNVEIDVHHSNLTDVQRVNVWNRARLGQSAVVIGTRSALFTPFSNLGAIILDEEQDISFKQQDGWRYHTRDLAIVLAQKLAIPVLMGSATPSLESLNNVQNGKYKHLVLSKRAGNSTALRHFVIDLKNQYVQNGLSQLLLERMRNHLEKGNQVLLFLNRRGFAPVLLCHECGWIAQCPKCEKPYTYHQHQRALRCHHCGSQKTIPRQCGDCGSTHLVTTGLGTEQLEETLKAQFPTYSIARIDRDTTACKGKLESYLDDIQQGKSRILIGTQMLAKGHHFPNVTLVALVNVDSALFSLDFRAEERLAQLYVQVAGRAGRAEKQGEVVLQTHYPDHPLLNTLLAKGYSAFAEENLRLRHSMGLPPFSFQALFKAQARRSELSEQCLEQIADFFQRKNIEGLQILGPMPAPFSKKAGQFRWQLLLQHPARKVLQKVLRDYQQANLEKNSQVRLILDVDPLDLS is encoded by the coding sequence ATGAAAATTGTGCGCGTGGCGCTCGCAGTGCCGCTTCCCCGATTATTTGATTACCTCGCCCCTGATGATATGTCATTAGTGGTCGGCGGTCGTGTTCTTGTGCCTTTTGCTTCACAAAAGCGTGTGGCGATTGTGACGGAATTGCCTGAAAAAGCGGAAATGCCAACCGATAAGCTTAAAGAAATTATAACTTCGTTTGATACGGAATCCCTTTTTACGCCGATATATTGGGATTGGCTTCATTGGGCTGCAAATTATTATCAAGCTGCGTTGGGAGAAGTATTATTTCAAGCTTTACCGGTGAAATTGCGTAATGGTGAAAACGCACTGAAAAACGACCGCACTTTTTGGCGAATCAATGAGGCAGGGAAAAATGCCTTGGCACAGGGTAAATTCAAGCGTTCCAAGAAGCAAGCGGAAGCATTGCAATGTTTGCTTGAACAAGATCTCGAAAAAGGCAATAACGGGTTTAGTGCGGCAATTTGGTCTGCCTTAAAAAGCAAAGAATGTGTAAGTGAAGTGCTTGTTCAAACGGAGGCGCAAAGCTGGTTACAAATCTTGGGCGATAAACCGATGGTAAATTCGGATAATCGTTTAACATTAAATAAACAACAGGCTTTAGCGTTTAGTCAGCTGATGTTTCAACGTGATTTTAATGTGTGGTTGTTGGAGGGCGTAACAGGTTCCGGAAAGACGGAAATTTACCTTCAATATATTGAAGAGATCTTAAAATCAGGCAAGCAAGTCTTGGTGCTTGTGCCGGAAATCGGGTTGACACCGCAAACGGTACAACGTTTTAAAGCGCGTTTTAATGTAGAAATTGATGTGCATCACTCCAATTTAACGGATGTACAACGGGTGAATGTGTGGAATCGTGCTCGGTTAGGACAAAGTGCGGTGGTCATCGGCACGCGTTCGGCGTTATTCACGCCATTTTCAAACTTGGGTGCAATTATTTTGGATGAAGAACAGGATATTTCGTTCAAACAACAGGACGGCTGGCGTTATCATACAAGAGATTTAGCGATTGTACTGGCACAGAAATTAGCAATTCCTGTGTTAATGGGATCGGCAACCCCCAGTTTGGAAAGCCTTAATAATGTGCAGAACGGTAAATACAAGCATTTGGTTTTATCAAAAAGAGCGGGAAATTCGACCGCACTTCGTCATTTTGTTATCGATTTGAAGAATCAATATGTACAAAACGGTTTATCGCAACTGCTGTTGGAACGAATGAGAAATCACCTTGAAAAAGGTAATCAGGTATTACTTTTCTTAAATCGCCGTGGTTTTGCGCCGGTGCTTCTGTGCCACGAGTGCGGTTGGATTGCGCAATGTCCGAAGTGTGAAAAACCTTACACTTATCATCAACACCAACGGGCTTTGCGCTGCCATCATTGCGGATCTCAAAAAACGATTCCTCGTCAGTGTGGGGATTGCGGTTCTACCCATTTGGTGACGACAGGACTTGGTACGGAGCAATTAGAAGAAACCTTAAAGGCACAATTTCCAACTTATTCTATCGCTCGCATTGATCGCGACACGACTGCCTGCAAAGGCAAGTTAGAAAGCTATTTGGACGATATTCAACAAGGGAAAAGCCGAATTCTTATCGGCACGCAAATGTTGGCGAAAGGGCATCACTTCCCCAATGTTACGCTAGTGGCATTAGTGAATGTGGATAGCGCCTTGTTTTCCTTAGATTTTCGTGCTGAAGAACGGCTCGCACAGCTTTATGTACAAGTGGCGGGACGAGCCGGTCGGGCGGAAAAACAAGGAGAAGTGGTGTTGCAAACGCATTATCCGGATCATCCGTTATTGAATACCTTGCTTGCGAAAGGCTATTCCGCTTTTGCCGAAGAAAACTTACGTTTGCGCCATTCTATGGGCTTGCCTCCCTTTAGTTTTCAAGCTTTATTTAAGGCGCAGGCACGCCGTTCTGAATTATCGGAACAATGTTTGGAACAAATTGCCGATTTCTTTCAAAGAAAAAACATCGAAGGATTGCAGATATTAGGCCCTATGCCTGCGCCGTTTAGTAAAAAAGCAGGGCAATTCCGCTGGCAATTACTTTTACAACATCCGGCCCGAAAGGTATTGCAAAAAGTATTACGAGATTATCAACAAGCGAATTTAGAAAAAAACAGCCAAGTGCGGTTAATTTTGGATGTTGACCCTCTGGATTTAAGCTAG